A section of the Mangifera indica cultivar Alphonso chromosome 12, CATAS_Mindica_2.1, whole genome shotgun sequence genome encodes:
- the LOC123193241 gene encoding calcium-dependent protein kinase 1-like: protein MGNTCVGPSISKNGFFQSISAAMWQSRSPEESVSNNNHGNAEHVVEGTAQEPESPLPVQNTPPEHVTMPKEDNKPETKPEDPPKPKKGPQMKRVSSAGLRTESVLQTKTGNFKELYSLGRKLGQGQFGTTFLCVEKGTNKAYACKSIAKRKLLTDEDVEDVRREIQIMHHLAGHPNVVSIKGAYEDAVAVQVVMELCAGGELFDRIIQRGHYTERKAAELTRTIVGVVEACHSLGVMHRDLKPENFLFISQEEDSHLKTIDFGLSIFFKPGEKFTDVVGSPYYVAPEVLKKRYGPEADVWSAGVILYILLSGVPPFWAESEQGIFEQVLHGDLDFDSEPWPGISESAKDLVRKMLIRDPRRRLTAHEVLCHPWVQIDGVAPDKPLDSAVLSRLKQFSAMNKLKKMALRVIAETLSEEEIAGLKEMFKMIDTDDSGQITFEELKAGLKRVGANLKESEIYDLMQAADVDNSGTIDYGEFIAATLHLNKIEREDHLFAAFSYFDKDGSGYITPDELQQACEEFGIEDVRLEEMIREVDQDNDGLIDYNEFVAMMQKGNVAGTPKKGLQNSFSINLKEALKL, encoded by the exons ATGGGGAATACGTGTGTAGGACCTAGCATTTCCAAAAATggattttttcaatcaatttccGCTGCAATGTGGCAATCACGGTCACCGGAGGAATCGGTTTCTAATAATAACCATGGTAATGCGGAACATGTTGTTGAGGGAACAGCTCAGGAACCTGAATCCCCGTTGCCAGTTCAAAACACACCCCCAGAACATGTGACAATGCCTAAAGAAGATAATAAACCTGAAACCAAACCAGAAGATCCCCCAAAACCAAAGAAAGGACCTCAAATGAAGAGGGTGTCAAGTGCAGGACTCAGGACTGAATCAGTCTTACAGACGAAAACAGGTAACTTTAAGGAATTGTACAGTTTGGGGAGGAAACTAGGACAAGGCCAGTTCGGTACGACCTTCCTGTGTGTGGAAAAGGGAACCAATAAAGCGTATGCATGCAAATCAATTGCGAAGAGGAAGTTGTTAACTGACGAAGATGTGGAGGATGTAAGGAGGGAAATTCAGATAATGCATCACTTGGCGGGTCATCCGAATGTTGTATCAATCAAAGGGGCTTATGAGGATGCAGTTGCAGTTCAAGTTGTTATGGAGCTATGTGCTGGTGGTGAGCTTTTCGATAGGATTATTCAACGCGGTCACTATACTGAAAGAAAGGCTGCTGAGCTTACGAGAACTATAGTTGGGGTTGTGGAAGCTTGTCATTCTCTTGGGGTGATGCATCGTGATCTTAAGCCTGAAAACTTTCTTTTTATCAGTCAGGAGGAGGATTCACATCTCAAGACAATTGATTTTGGGTTATCGATATTTTTTAAACCAG GGGAAAAGTTTACCGATGTTGTTGGTAGCCCATATTATGTAGCTCCAGAAGTTCTCAAAAAGCGTTATGGCCCAGAAGCAGATGTTTGGAGTGCTGGTGTGATCCTTTACATCCTATTAAGTGGAGTGCCACCCTTTTGGGCAG AGTCTGAGCAAGGAATATTTGAACAGGTTCTGCATGGTGATCTTGACTTTGACTCAGAACCTTGGCCCGGAATCTCTGAGAGCGCAAAAGATTTAGTGCGGAAAATGCTTATTCGAGACCCTAGAAGACGGCTAACTGCACATGAAGTTTTAT GCCACCCTTGGGTACAAATTGATGGTGTGGCTCCTGACAAGCCTCTAGATTCAGCAGTCCTTAGTCGCTTGAAGCAATTTTCTGCTATGAATAAGCTCAAGAAAATGGCTCTTCGA GTGATTGCAGAGACTCTATCTGAAGAAGAAATAGCTGGTCTTAAAGAAATGTTCAAGATGATAGATACGGATGACAGTGGACAGATCACTTTTGAAGAACTTAAGGCTGGATTAAAAAGGGTTGGAGCTAACCTTAAGGAGTCTGAAATTTATGATCTCATGCAAGCT GCTGATGTTGATAACAGTGGAACGATTGATTATGGAGAGTTCATAGCTGCAACATTGCATCTGAATAAAATTGAGAGAGAGGATCATCTATTTGCTGCTTTTTCGTATTTTGACAAGGATGGAAGTGGCTACATTACTCCAGATGAGCTTCAACAAGCTTGTGAGGAATTTGGCATAGAAGATGTTCGCCTGGAAGAAATGATCCGAGAAGTTGATCAAGACAAT GACGGACTCATAGATTACAACGAATTTGTGGCCATGATGCAAAAAGGAAATGTTGCAGGCACTCCCAAGAAAGGCCTGCAAAATAGTTTCAGCATTAACTTAAAAGAAGCACTAAAACTATAG
- the LOC123192192 gene encoding fasciclin-like arabinogalactan protein 17, translating to MAFFNFLFALIPLLLQLSATSQQQTATTSTHSTQINSNSVLVALLDSHYTELAELVEKALLLQTLEEAVGKHNITIFAPKNEALERDLDPQFKRFLLEPGNLKSLQTLLLHHIVPSRIEVIATKTEGTESTWHHTLSSDSVELTGEDSGDKFINQAKVIHQNAVHRPDGVIHGIERLLIPRSVQQDFNNRRSLSSISAVKPEGAPEVDPRTHRLKKPAPPAKPGSPPALPIYDAMAPGPSLAPAPAPGPGGPHHHFNGEKQVKDFIQTLLHYGGYNEMADILVNLTSLATEMGRLVSEGYVLTVLAPNDEAMAKLTTDQLSEPGSPEQIIYYHIIPEYQTEESMYNAVRRFGKVSYDTLRLPHKVVAQEADGSVKFGQGDGSAYLFDPDIYTDGRISVQGVDGVLFPVEETTTKKSESKKSIKVAVKPKRGKLLEVACQMLGSIGQDSHFSTCQ from the exons ATGGCGttctttaattttctcttcGCTCTCATTCCTCTTCTCCTTCAATTATCTGCAACATCGCAACAACAAACCGCTACAACTTCGACCCATTCTACCCAAATAAACTCTAATTCAGTCCTCGTTGCGCTTCTCGACTCGCATTACACTGAGCTCGCCGAACTCGTCGAGAAGGCCCTTCTGTTGCAGACTCTTGAAGAAGCCGTCGGGAAACATAATATTACCATTTTTGCTCCCAAGAATGAAGCTCTTGAACGGGATCTCGATCCCCAGTTCAAGCGGTTCTTGCTCGAACCGGGAAATTTGAAGTCTTTACAGACTCTCTTGCTTCACCACATTGTTCCTTCGAGGATTGAAGTCATAGCGACCAAGACGGAAGGTACTGAGTCAACTTGGCACCACACGTTGTCGAGTGACTCGGTCGAGTTAACGGGTGAAGATTCGGGTGACAAGTTTATTAACCAAGCTAAAGTTATTCACCAGAATGCCGTGCACCGTCCGGACGGTGTGATTCACGGCATCGAACGGCTGCTAATCCCTCGATCTGTTCAGCAGGATTTCAACAACCGACGCAGTCTCAGTTCAATCTCGGCTGTTAAACCGGAAGGTGCTCCTGAGGTCGACCCGAGAACACACCGATTGAAAAAGCCGGCACCACCTGCGAAACCCGGTTCACCTCCCGCCCTTCCGATTTACGACGCGATGGCGCCCGGTCCATCACTGGCTCCAGCTCCAGCCCCCGGTCCAGGTGGGCCTCACCACCACTTTAACGGGGAGAAGCAAGTGAAAGATTTCATTCAGACACTATTACATTACGGAGGCTACAACGAAATGGCCGATATTCTAGTAAATCTCACATCGCTGGCCACCGAAATGGGCCGGCTCGTATCGGAGGGATATGTTTTAACTGTTTTGGCGCCCAATGACGAGGCCATGGCTAAGCTCACCACAGACCAGCTGAGCGAACCGGGCTCGCCGGAACAGATTATATATTACCATATAATCCCGGAATATCAGACTGAGGAGAGTATGTACAATGCGGTAAGAAGATTCGGGAAAGTGTCGTACGATACGCTGCGTTTGCCACACAAAGTCGTGGCTCAGGAGGCTGATGGGTCTGTGAAATTCGGTCAAGGTGATGGATCTGCTTATTTGTTCGACCCCGATATTTACACCGATGGCCGAATTTCGGTTCAGGGAGTTGATGGGGTTTTGTTCCCGGTAGAAGAGACGACGACTAAGAAATCGGAAAGTAAAAAAAGCATTAAAGTCGCTGTAAAACCGAAAAGAG GAAAATTACTTGAAGTAGCATGCCAGATGCTTGGTTCCATTGGACAAGATTCCCATTTCAGCACATGCCAGTGA
- the LOC123193289 gene encoding ABC transporter I family member 6, chloroplastic-like yields the protein MAALLPCTHYSPSKFTFLPSNSSVTTLPAVTSFRLLVNHRRRLSRNSIIASVSTIDSPLPSSTDGLYEKKKPLLQVTDLTAEVAESRQEILKGVNLLVYEGEIHAIMGKNGSGKSTLSKVLVGHPDYEVTGGSVVFKGENLLEMEPQERSLAGLFMSFQSPVEIPGVNNIDFLHMAYNARRRKLGEPELGPIEFYAHIYPKLELVNMKTDFLNRNVNEGFSGGERKRNEILQLAVLGADLAILDEIDSGLDVDALRDVAKAVNGLLTPKNSVLMITHYRRLLEFIKPTFIHIMDDGKIIKTGDISIAQVLEEGGYKAISDV from the exons ATGGCGGCACTTCTCCCTTGCACTCATTATTCACCTTCGAAATTTACATTTTTACCCTCTAATTCCTCCGTGACTACTCTCCCTGCCGTCACCTCTTTCCGTCTCCTCGTGAACCACCGTCGTCGTCTTTCTCGCAATTCCATTATAGCCTCCGTCTCCACCATTGATTCTCCCTTGCCTTCTTCCACTGACGGCCTATATGAGAAGAAAAAGCCTTTGCTTCAAGTCACTGATTTAACGGCAGAGGTCGCCGAATCGAGACAGGAAATTCTCAAAGGAGTTAATCTCTTGGTCTACGAAGGAGAG ATTCATGCTATAATGGGAAAGAATGGTTCCGGGAAGAGCACACTTTCTAAG GTTCTTGTTGGGCATCCAGATTATGAAGTCACAGGAGGGAGTGTTGTTTTTAAAGGAGAAAATTTGCTCGAAATGGAGCCACAAGAACGCTCACTTGCTGGGTTGTTTATGAGTTTTCAGTCACCAGTTGAGATTCCAGGAGTCAACAATATTGACTTTCTTCACATGGCGTACAATGCTAGAAGAAGAAAACTTGGTGAACCGGAGCTTGGACCCATTGAG TTCTATGCTCACATTTATCCAAAACTGGAACTTGTGAACATGAAGACTGACTTCCTTAACAGAAATGTCAATGAAGGATTTAGTGGTGGTGAAAGGAAACGCAATGAAATTTTGCAGCTTGCA GTTTTGGGAGCAGACTTGGCCATATTAGATGAAATTGATTCTGGATTAGATGTTGATGCTCTTAGAGATGTAGCAAAAGCTGTGAATGGGCTTTTGACGCCAAAGAATTCTGTATTGATGATAACTCATTATAGACGGCTTTTGGAATTTATAAAACCAACATTTATCCATATCATG GATGATGGGAAAATAATAAAGACAGGGGATATCTCCATAGCACAAGTTCTTGAAGAGGGCGGCTATAAAGCGATCTCTGATGTGTAA